One Paenibacillus sp. FSL H7-0737 DNA segment encodes these proteins:
- a CDS encoding LysE/ArgO family amino acid transporter — translation MLAALLHGIALAFGLILPLGAQNVFVFNQGASQPQFKKAIPVIITAALCDTLLILLAVLGVSVLVFAIPVLQTALFTVGLVFLLYMGWSIWRSTPTSSSQDAAPLSSKKQILFAMSVSLLNPHAILDTIGVIGTSSLSYTGIEKVTFAVSTILVSWIWFFGLAVAGKTVGQIDSSGKIMLIINKISAIIIWIVAAYIAYKLFQM, via the coding sequence ATGTTAGCCGCACTACTTCACGGAATCGCCTTAGCCTTTGGATTAATTCTTCCGCTTGGCGCACAAAATGTTTTTGTATTTAACCAAGGGGCCTCACAGCCACAGTTTAAAAAAGCCATCCCAGTTATTATTACGGCTGCTTTATGTGACACCCTTCTTATTTTATTAGCCGTCTTAGGTGTTTCCGTTCTTGTGTTTGCCATCCCTGTTCTGCAGACCGCTTTATTTACTGTGGGACTTGTATTCCTTTTGTATATGGGATGGTCCATCTGGAGAAGCACACCTACCTCTTCATCCCAAGACGCAGCACCTCTATCTTCAAAAAAACAGATCTTATTTGCGATGTCCGTTTCTTTATTAAATCCACATGCTATCCTGGATACGATTGGGGTTATCGGCACCAGCTCCCTTAGTTACACGGGCATAGAAAAAGTTACATTCGCCGTTTCGACTATCCTGGTTTCTTGGATTTGGTTCTTTGGGCTTGCTGTAGCAGGAAAGACCGTAGGACAAATAGATTCAAGCGGCAAAATCATGCTGATCATTAATAAGATCTCTGCGATTATCATTTGGATCGTTGCAGCGTATATTGCTTACAAGCTTTTTCAAATGTAA
- the guaC gene encoding GMP reductase: protein MKKVFDYEDIQLIPAKCIVNSRSECDTTVTLGGHTFKLPVVPANMQTIIDEKIASFLAQNGYFYIMHRFEPEKRTSFIKDMHTRGLIASISVGVKEEEYDFVEQLANEQLIPEFITIDIAHGHSEAVIRMIKHIKQYLPASFVIAGNVGTPEGVRELENAGADATKVGIGPGKVCITKIKTGFGTGGWQLAALRLCAKAASKPIIADGGIRTHGDIAKSIRFGASMVMIGSLFAGHEESPGDTIEIDGKLYKEYFGSASEYQKGEKKNVEGKKIVVEHKGALAETLREMEQDLQSSISYAGGNKLEAIRKVDYVIVKNSIFNGDKVY from the coding sequence ATGAAAAAAGTATTCGATTATGAAGATATTCAGTTAATTCCTGCAAAATGTATCGTAAATAGCCGTTCTGAGTGTGATACAACAGTCACCTTAGGTGGTCATACTTTTAAATTACCTGTGGTACCTGCAAATATGCAAACCATCATAGATGAGAAGATCGCCAGCTTCTTAGCCCAAAATGGCTACTTCTACATTATGCATCGTTTTGAACCGGAGAAGCGTACGTCTTTCATCAAGGACATGCACACCCGCGGATTAATCGCATCCATTAGTGTCGGAGTCAAAGAAGAAGAATACGATTTCGTTGAACAATTAGCTAACGAACAGTTGATTCCGGAATTCATTACGATCGATATTGCACATGGTCATTCCGAGGCTGTCATTCGAATGATCAAACATATTAAACAATATCTACCTGCTAGTTTCGTTATTGCTGGAAACGTGGGAACTCCTGAAGGCGTTAGAGAATTAGAGAACGCTGGGGCCGACGCTACTAAAGTGGGAATTGGACCAGGGAAAGTATGTATCACGAAGATTAAGACAGGATTCGGAACAGGTGGCTGGCAATTAGCCGCACTGCGCTTGTGTGCCAAGGCTGCAAGTAAGCCCATTATCGCTGACGGAGGTATTCGGACACACGGTGATATCGCCAAATCCATTAGATTTGGTGCTTCCATGGTCATGATCGGTTCCCTATTTGCTGGGCATGAAGAATCTCCTGGTGATACCATCGAGATTGATGGAAAGCTGTATAAAGAGTACTTTGGCTCCGCTTCTGAATACCAAAAAGGTGAAAAGAAGAATGTTGAGGGCAAAAAAATTGTTGTCGAGCACAAAGGTGCTTTAGCAGAAACGTTGAGAGAGATGGAGCAAGATCTTCAGTCCTCGATTTCTTATGCTGGAGGCAATAAATTAGAAGCTATTCGTAAAGTCGACTATGTTATCGTTAAGAATTCCATTTTTAATGGTGACAAGGTCTATTAA
- a CDS encoding diacylglycerol/lipid kinase family protein, translating into MRQAMIIINPSSGKEEAGEYARYAERVLADQGYLVTIKETAKELDATRYCITACEECYDLVVSIGGDGTLHETINGLMNQKQHPKLGVVPLGTVNDFARALQIPLNPEIAIQTLASSNVKTVDVGCLNDRLFGNVVAVGSIAGSLSSVSIEEKTKLGSFAYLKEGLKQLTSTSPHPLVIHYDEKTWQGDSPLFLAVLTNSVGGFENLIPDAEVDDGLLHCFIIQDLSILNTITASISLLLGSLKDHKDVVYFTAQNVTVSSPEAVRTNVDGEEGPILPITLSVLPRHIQVIVPEVD; encoded by the coding sequence ATGCGGCAAGCTATGATTATTATTAACCCCTCATCTGGTAAAGAAGAAGCTGGCGAATATGCCAGATATGCAGAAAGAGTTCTAGCTGATCAAGGCTACTTGGTTACGATTAAGGAGACGGCAAAAGAACTAGATGCAACTCGTTATTGTATCACTGCCTGTGAGGAGTGTTACGATCTAGTCGTCTCCATTGGCGGGGATGGCACGCTTCACGAGACTATTAATGGTCTCATGAATCAGAAACAACACCCAAAGTTAGGTGTAGTCCCTTTAGGAACGGTTAATGATTTTGCCCGCGCGTTACAGATTCCGCTGAATCCCGAAATAGCCATTCAAACCCTTGCTTCTTCTAACGTAAAGACAGTGGATGTTGGTTGCTTGAATGACCGCTTATTTGGCAACGTTGTTGCAGTAGGTTCAATCGCCGGATCTTTATCCTCCGTTTCAATCGAAGAGAAAACTAAGCTCGGCTCATTTGCATATTTGAAAGAAGGCCTAAAACAACTTACAAGCACCTCCCCCCACCCTCTTGTCATTCATTATGACGAGAAGACATGGCAAGGCGATTCCCCGCTTTTTCTCGCCGTGTTAACCAACTCCGTTGGCGGATTCGAGAATCTGATACCTGATGCTGAGGTTGACGATGGTCTGCTTCACTGTTTTATTATTCAAGACCTCAGTATACTCAATACCATTACAGCCAGTATTTCTTTACTACTTGGCAGCCTTAAGGATCATAAAGACGTTGTCTATTTCACGGCCCAAAATGTGACTGTGAGCTCTCCAGAAGCCGTAAGAACCAATGTGGATGGTGAAGAAGGTCCGATTTTACCAATTACGCTAAGTGTTCTCCCTCGTCATATCCAAGTCATTGTGCCGGAAGTGGACTAA
- a CDS encoding multidrug effflux MFS transporter, translated as MKKYAAPSLLLMIVLVAFPQISETIYTPSLPDIAVALGVSNSSVQLTLSIYFIGFALGVLCWGWLSDFIGRRPAMLGGLIVYGIGSLMCFYSESITLLLVSRFIQAFGAATGSIITQTILRESVSGNKRHAMFAQISAVIAFTPAVGPLIGGWVDQAFGFRAVFFTLVMMSVLLFVYAFWKLPETTDVSVRKKVAILPIVKRMLSLPRVLVFGLLIGGINGVLFSYYAEAPFIFIEHFNISPGVYGFLGIVVALASIVGAMMSKRLLSLYAAEKIIHIGCLVMTSGALLLTIVSSLTSLPNMMLMVCILITLFVMLMGAGIALPNCLSLALVNFQDVVGTAGAIFSLGYYLLVSLATWGMSALHNGSLLTMPIYFLGISGGMWLLSKKFIVAE; from the coding sequence ATGAAAAAATATGCAGCACCATCTTTACTGCTAATGATTGTTCTTGTGGCTTTTCCGCAAATTAGTGAGACGATCTACACTCCATCGTTGCCGGATATTGCGGTAGCACTTGGGGTCTCTAATAGTTCTGTACAGTTAACATTAAGTATATATTTTATCGGATTTGCTTTAGGTGTTTTGTGTTGGGGTTGGCTCTCTGATTTCATCGGACGGAGACCTGCCATGCTAGGTGGCCTCATTGTATATGGTATTGGAAGCTTGATGTGCTTTTACTCGGAATCCATTACTCTACTTCTGGTCAGCCGTTTCATTCAAGCATTTGGAGCAGCAACTGGCTCTATCATTACGCAAACCATTCTTCGGGAGAGTGTATCCGGGAATAAGCGGCATGCCATGTTTGCCCAAATCTCGGCGGTGATCGCTTTTACTCCAGCAGTAGGGCCGCTTATTGGCGGATGGGTGGATCAAGCTTTTGGTTTTCGAGCGGTTTTCTTTACATTAGTGATGATGAGTGTGTTGTTATTTGTGTATGCTTTTTGGAAGCTGCCAGAAACGACTGATGTTTCCGTGAGAAAAAAGGTGGCTATTCTACCTATCGTTAAAAGAATGCTCTCATTGCCACGTGTACTAGTGTTTGGGTTACTGATCGGGGGCATCAATGGAGTTTTATTTAGCTACTATGCGGAAGCACCCTTTATATTTATTGAACACTTTAACATTTCACCGGGAGTATATGGTTTTCTAGGCATTGTTGTGGCTTTGGCATCGATAGTGGGAGCAATGATGTCCAAGAGATTATTGAGTCTCTATGCCGCAGAAAAAATAATTCACATCGGCTGTTTAGTGATGACCAGTGGGGCTTTGCTATTAACAATCGTAAGCAGCCTTACCTCGTTGCCGAATATGATGTTGATGGTATGCATTCTAATAACCCTTTTTGTCATGTTAATGGGGGCCGGTATCGCTTTACCTAACTGTCTAAGTCTTGCGCTTGTCAATTTTCAGGATGTTGTGGGTACAGCAGGTGCGATCTTCAGTTTGGGATATTACTTATTAGTTAGTTTGGCGACATGGGGAATGAGCGCCCTGCATAATGGTTCATTACTGACGATGCCCATCTATTTCTTAGGGATTAGCGGCGGAATGTGGTTATTAAGTAAAAAGTTTATTGTAGCGGAATAG
- a CDS encoding DUF2798 domain-containing protein → MNLETRLPRNGKEGALYGAIICTLTVLFMSSLNIILAVGEFNGEVALSILKVFPIIWVIVMILEPVVIGRIAEKLTAKFTQPSDSFNAKILFRILFTVLGMSFVMTFIGDIIGNGLSSETFNHFLANWPRNFLIVLIAESIVIQPFARFVMVKLHASQDKKKSSAAGITVNGLSEQNS, encoded by the coding sequence ATGAATCTAGAAACAAGATTACCGAGAAACGGCAAAGAGGGCGCATTATACGGTGCAATTATTTGCACACTAACCGTTCTGTTTATGTCTTCATTAAATATCATTTTAGCGGTTGGAGAATTCAATGGAGAAGTTGCCTTATCGATCCTTAAGGTATTTCCGATCATTTGGGTCATTGTTATGATTTTAGAGCCTGTTGTTATTGGGCGTATCGCAGAAAAGCTGACAGCTAAATTCACACAACCTAGCGATAGCTTCAACGCCAAAATTCTGTTTCGTATTCTTTTCACCGTACTAGGAATGTCATTTGTGATGACCTTTATTGGAGACATCATCGGAAACGGATTGAGTTCTGAAACGTTTAATCACTTCTTAGCGAATTGGCCAAGAAATTTCCTAATTGTACTGATCGCTGAAAGTATAGTGATCCAACCTTTTGCACGATTTGTGATGGTAAAGCTACATGCTTCTCAGGATAAAAAGAAGTCCAGCGCCGCTGGTATAACTGTAAATGGATTATCGGAACAAAACTCATAA
- a CDS encoding TetR/AcrR family transcriptional regulator: protein MDTKSLMIEKATLLFQQKGYKSVGVSEILKACDVTKGALYHHFPNGKEELLIACLKSLKEAITIDMEDIFKKHSSTQEATQFMLNKLIHNLETEGKLTGYTFSSIVSEMATVSEPVRQACNSLYENIQAIYYTKLATEGFSNELASDIALLMTTSIEGAIMLCQTQRSTAPLKTIAKLLPTILKGRTS from the coding sequence ATGGATACAAAATCACTAATGATTGAGAAGGCGACACTCCTTTTTCAACAAAAAGGTTACAAGAGTGTAGGCGTTAGTGAAATTTTAAAAGCTTGTGATGTTACCAAAGGAGCGCTCTATCATCATTTTCCAAATGGAAAAGAAGAGCTATTAATTGCTTGTCTAAAGAGCCTAAAGGAAGCAATCACAATAGATATGGAGGACATTTTCAAAAAGCATTCTTCTACGCAAGAGGCCACGCAATTCATGCTTAATAAGTTAATTCACAACTTGGAAACCGAGGGCAAGCTTACAGGCTATACATTTAGCAGTATTGTCAGTGAAATGGCTACGGTCAGTGAGCCTGTCCGCCAAGCATGTAACTCACTTTATGAGAACATTCAGGCTATTTACTACACGAAGCTTGCAACTGAAGGCTTCTCGAATGAACTAGCTTCTGATATTGCTTTATTGATGACAACCTCGATTGAGGGTGCGATCATGCTGTGTCAAACGCAGCGATCTACCGCACCTTTAAAGACTATTGCGAAACTATTACCGACAATTTTGAAAGGAAGAACATCATGA
- a CDS encoding RidA family protein yields the protein MNLNNHVITRYNPENIAKPVGNYSHVTKISRNAEMYVFSGQIGIDQNNNIPTDFNQQVTNTMSNIVEVLSSQKLSPDNVIKINIWATEEIDWDHFYGIWNKVFGMTPPSMTIAYVKGLGLPELKIELDVWAAG from the coding sequence ATGAACTTAAATAATCATGTGATCACAAGATATAATCCAGAAAATATTGCGAAACCCGTTGGTAACTACAGTCATGTAACAAAAATAAGCAGAAACGCTGAAATGTATGTATTTTCTGGTCAAATTGGAATCGATCAAAACAATAATATCCCTACAGATTTTAATCAACAAGTAACAAATACGATGAGTAATATTGTGGAAGTCCTCTCTTCTCAAAAGTTGAGTCCCGATAACGTAATCAAAATCAACATTTGGGCCACAGAAGAAATCGATTGGGATCATTTCTATGGAATTTGGAATAAAGTATTCGGGATGACACCTCCTTCAATGACCATTGCTTATGTTAAAGGATTAGGTTTACCTGAATTGAAAATTGAATTAGATGTTTGGGCTGCAGGATAA
- a CDS encoding alanine/glycine:cation symporter family protein, with amino-acid sequence MQQFLDSMISVTNDFLWSKILVILLIACGLYFTVRSKFVQFGMFKEMFRVLKGSNERSKDSISSFQAFCISMAARVGTGNITGIAIAIAIGGPGAIFWMWVIAIIGSASGFIESTLAQVYKVKDKTGFRGGPAYYMEKGLNKRWMGAIFAVLITLSFGLVFNAVQSNTVTVAFENSFGTNRAILGLVMAAAFALVIFGGVKRIARMSEYIVVVMAGIYIGAALIIMMINITELPGVFALIVKSAFGFEQVAGGSLGAVILQGVKRGLFSNEAGMGSAPNAAATATTSHPVKQGLMQALGVLTDTLLICSSTAFIILLSDAYKQPGLDGIKLTQAALSEHIGSWASGSLAIMIFLFAFSTLIGNYYYGETNIEFLNSNKKVLLFYRYSVLAMIIFGSVAKVQLVWDLADLFMGFMVIVNLIAILLLSKVAFAALKDYKKQKREGKDPVFYKDSIPGLENVEGWGNSSDIKR; translated from the coding sequence ATGCAACAATTTTTAGATAGTATGATTAGCGTAACAAATGATTTTTTGTGGTCGAAAATATTGGTGATCCTTCTTATTGCTTGTGGACTTTATTTCACCGTAAGATCGAAATTTGTACAGTTTGGTATGTTCAAAGAAATGTTTCGGGTTCTTAAAGGATCCAATGAAAGGTCAAAAGATAGTATTTCATCCTTCCAGGCCTTCTGCATTAGTATGGCGGCGAGGGTAGGGACAGGTAATATAACGGGAATCGCAATTGCTATTGCCATAGGTGGTCCAGGGGCTATTTTCTGGATGTGGGTGATTGCCATTATTGGATCAGCGTCCGGTTTTATAGAAAGCACTTTGGCACAGGTATATAAAGTGAAGGATAAGACCGGATTTCGCGGTGGGCCTGCCTATTATATGGAGAAAGGCCTGAACAAGCGCTGGATGGGTGCGATATTCGCGGTTCTGATTACATTATCCTTCGGGCTTGTATTTAACGCGGTCCAATCGAATACGGTCACAGTGGCCTTTGAGAATTCATTTGGCACCAATCGGGCCATTCTTGGGCTTGTAATGGCTGCTGCCTTTGCGCTGGTTATCTTTGGCGGTGTTAAGCGTATCGCAAGAATGTCCGAATATATTGTAGTGGTAATGGCAGGAATCTACATTGGGGCTGCTCTTATTATTATGATGATTAATATTACAGAACTCCCAGGAGTTTTCGCACTCATTGTGAAAAGTGCCTTCGGATTTGAACAAGTCGCTGGTGGCTCTCTTGGTGCAGTAATTTTGCAGGGCGTGAAGCGTGGTTTGTTCTCTAACGAAGCGGGTATGGGTAGTGCACCTAATGCTGCGGCAACGGCAACCACGAGTCATCCGGTGAAGCAAGGGCTAATGCAAGCGCTAGGCGTACTCACAGATACGTTACTTATTTGTTCGAGTACGGCGTTCATTATCTTGTTATCTGATGCCTATAAGCAGCCAGGGCTGGACGGAATCAAGCTGACACAAGCTGCATTAAGCGAGCATATTGGTTCGTGGGCATCCGGATCACTAGCGATTATGATTTTTTTGTTTGCTTTCAGCACGTTAATTGGAAATTATTATTACGGTGAAACTAATATAGAATTTTTGAATTCCAACAAAAAGGTATTACTATTCTATAGATACAGTGTTTTGGCAATGATTATTTTTGGTTCCGTAGCAAAGGTTCAATTGGTATGGGATTTGGCCGACTTATTTATGGGCTTCATGGTTATCGTGAATTTGATTGCCATCCTGCTATTATCTAAAGTGGCCTTTGCCGCCTTGAAGGATTATAAAAAGCAGAAACGTGAAGGGAAGGATCCTGTTTTCTATAAAGACAGCATTCCGGGGCTCGAGAACGTTGAAGGTTGGGGCAATTCTTCAGATATAAAAAGATAG
- a CDS encoding SDR family NAD(P)-dependent oxidoreductase encodes MQNTTILITGGTGSWGRQLVKRLLERDPKEIRIFSRNESLQVELQQEYHHNPKLTFIIGDIRDKQELMQACHQVDYIYHLAALKHVPICEQQPDSAMKTNVLGTQHVIQAAIKHGVKKVVYVSTDKAAQPSSTYGMTKSLGEKLMVHANLRQTKTQFVCVRSGNVLGSTGSVVPIFKQSIVDGVDISLTDARMTRFFLTIDDAITLLLKATEESRGGEVFVTKMPACSIKDLAQVLIDDLSTSTIQIKETGIRPGESLSEALISEFESASSIHLDDHYYVILPPFPIEGLQEAYASCPPVDFQSYDSNHVLMSKPAIKEMLQQGGFLA; translated from the coding sequence GTGCAAAATACAACCATATTAATTACCGGTGGAACCGGATCTTGGGGACGACAACTCGTGAAACGGTTATTGGAAAGAGACCCAAAAGAAATCAGAATATTTTCCCGCAATGAGTCACTTCAAGTAGAACTACAACAGGAATATCATCATAATCCCAAACTAACGTTCATCATCGGTGATATACGTGATAAGCAAGAACTGATGCAAGCTTGCCATCAGGTAGATTATATCTATCATTTAGCGGCCTTGAAGCATGTCCCGATCTGCGAACAACAACCAGACAGTGCGATGAAGACTAACGTACTCGGAACTCAGCATGTGATTCAAGCCGCTATTAAACATGGCGTAAAAAAAGTAGTCTATGTTTCAACCGATAAAGCAGCGCAACCATCGAGCACCTACGGAATGACAAAATCACTCGGTGAAAAGCTAATGGTCCATGCCAATCTCAGACAAACCAAAACTCAGTTTGTATGTGTGAGAAGTGGCAATGTACTTGGCTCAACGGGTAGCGTGGTGCCTATTTTCAAACAAAGTATTGTGGATGGAGTAGACATTTCCCTTACAGATGCTAGAATGACTCGTTTTTTCTTAACCATAGATGATGCAATTACCCTACTCCTTAAAGCAACAGAAGAAAGCAGAGGTGGAGAAGTCTTTGTGACCAAAATGCCTGCTTGCAGCATTAAGGATCTTGCCCAAGTCTTAATTGACGACTTATCAACTAGCACGATCCAAATCAAGGAAACGGGGATACGTCCCGGTGAAAGCTTAAGTGAGGCCCTAATTTCGGAATTCGAGAGCGCCTCATCTATACATCTGGATGATCACTATTATGTGATTCTTCCTCCTTTTCCTATAGAAGGTTTACAGGAAGCTTATGCCTCTTGCCCGCCTGTGGACTTCCAGAGCTATGATTCCAATCATGTGTTGATGAGCAAACCTGCGATAAAAGAAATGTTACAACAAGGTGGGTTTCTAGCATGA
- a CDS encoding undecaprenyldiphospho-muramoylpentapeptide beta-N-acetylglucosaminyltransferase, with the protein MSTSIVFTGGGSAGHVSGNLVLIPNCLAEDWDVHYIGSEHGIERKLLSDYKEEVTYHPISTGKLRRYFDWKNVTDVFKIMKGIFQSYRLLRTIKPGVIFSKGGFVSVPVVIGAKLNKVPIIIYEPDLNLGLANKISLPFATHLCTNFLDTVTKSASLKAVHVGPLLKEQFKLADKQRGFAFCGFTSVKPVLLIMGGSQGAHSINQMVNNVLAELIDKFQVVHICGEGKVNYHLSMSGYKSYEFITSCELPHLLAMADVVVSRAGSNSMMELLTMQKPMLLIPHTNGGSRSGQLAQAEYFQQTGLAEMLLEEEMTTQSFVHSIMKVYKNRSTYKDKMKPYENGRGAFKVMNLIKQVSGEDLTMIKAGTV; encoded by the coding sequence ATGAGTACCTCGATCGTATTTACAGGTGGAGGCTCCGCAGGCCATGTATCAGGGAACCTGGTGTTGATTCCTAACTGTCTAGCTGAGGATTGGGACGTTCATTATATAGGCTCCGAACACGGGATTGAGCGTAAGCTTTTGTCTGACTACAAGGAGGAGGTAACCTACCATCCCATTTCCACAGGGAAATTGAGACGCTACTTCGATTGGAAGAATGTAACTGATGTATTCAAAATCATGAAGGGCATCTTTCAATCTTACCGACTCCTACGAACCATCAAACCTGGTGTGATTTTTTCTAAAGGTGGATTTGTTTCTGTACCCGTCGTGATTGGAGCCAAACTCAACAAAGTGCCCATCATTATTTATGAACCAGACTTAAATCTTGGACTAGCTAATAAAATCTCACTTCCGTTTGCCACTCATCTGTGTACAAATTTTCTGGATACTGTAACCAAATCTGCTTCTCTCAAGGCCGTTCATGTGGGACCGCTCTTGAAGGAGCAATTCAAATTAGCTGATAAACAACGCGGTTTTGCCTTTTGCGGATTTACCTCTGTTAAGCCTGTTCTTCTCATTATGGGAGGAAGCCAAGGGGCACATAGCATTAACCAAATGGTGAACAATGTACTCGCTGAGTTGATAGACAAATTTCAAGTGGTTCATATTTGCGGGGAGGGAAAGGTTAATTATCACCTCTCAATGTCAGGCTACAAATCGTATGAATTCATTACAAGCTGTGAGCTGCCGCATTTATTAGCTATGGCGGATGTTGTCGTATCTCGTGCAGGCTCAAACTCTATGATGGAGCTTCTTACTATGCAAAAGCCAATGTTATTAATTCCTCACACGAATGGTGGGAGCCGCTCTGGTCAACTTGCCCAAGCGGAGTATTTTCAACAAACTGGACTCGCTGAAATGTTACTTGAAGAAGAGATGACCACTCAAAGCTTTGTTCATTCGATAATGAAGGTATACAAGAACCGCTCTACTTACAAAGATAAAATGAAACCTTATGAGAATGGCAGAGGAGCCTTTAAGGTAATGAACTTAATCAAACAAGTAAGCGGCGAGGATTTAACAATGATCAAGGCAGGTACGGTTTAG
- a CDS encoding DinB family protein, which translates to MEKHPTLEMYDYNVWANQTIIHRLKELPKDIYHKDIQSGFSSVAKVVTHIYVVENIWFDLIVGRTRNEAKASAAQLEPLLAIKDIEEMDALYRELTSKNKMVLASQIDKDPTVVLDHPTMGSLETSISGAIFHVVNHGSYHRGNIGTMLRQMDHTSVLQDYVAYLYNESK; encoded by the coding sequence ATGGAGAAACATCCGACGTTAGAAATGTATGACTACAATGTATGGGCTAATCAAACGATCATCCATCGCTTAAAGGAGTTGCCTAAAGACATTTATCATAAGGATATCCAGAGCGGTTTTTCTTCGGTAGCGAAGGTTGTGACGCATATTTATGTCGTGGAGAACATTTGGTTTGACTTGATTGTAGGGCGAACTAGGAATGAAGCTAAAGCATCAGCTGCCCAATTAGAGCCCTTGTTAGCAATAAAAGATATTGAAGAAATGGATGCCCTCTATCGTGAGCTAACCAGCAAAAACAAAATGGTGTTGGCTAGTCAAATAGATAAGGACCCCACCGTTGTGTTAGATCATCCAACGATGGGATCACTTGAGACATCCATTTCCGGTGCTATCTTCCACGTAGTAAACCATGGCAGCTATCACCGTGGGAATATCGGGACTATGCTGCGACAAATGGACCATACCTCAGTGCTGCAGGATTATGTTGCCTATCTTTATAACGAGTCCAAATAA
- a CDS encoding NAD(P)H-dependent oxidoreductase, whose protein sequence is MNVLVIYTHPNHKSLSYAFLNKVIQGSNENRKITNIEVLDLYEEQFDPVLVFNENKRRRDMHIDPKFEKYREQIRQADKIVFVYPIWWGRPPAMLLGYIDQMFASNFAYREKGGLIPEGLLKGKSVVCISSMKGPTLYPLYWLNNSHKVLMRKALFQYCGMKKVKFFEFGNMESPKGKHDKKLNQVYQYFKAVAN, encoded by the coding sequence ATGAATGTTTTAGTCATCTATACTCATCCGAATCATAAAAGTTTAAGTTATGCTTTTCTCAATAAAGTCATTCAAGGAAGTAATGAAAATCGAAAGATCACGAACATCGAGGTGCTTGATCTATATGAAGAGCAATTTGATCCGGTGCTGGTCTTTAACGAAAATAAACGTAGAAGAGACATGCATATCGATCCCAAGTTTGAGAAGTATCGTGAGCAGATTCGTCAGGCAGACAAAATTGTGTTTGTGTATCCGATCTGGTGGGGCCGGCCTCCAGCCATGCTGCTCGGGTATATTGATCAAATGTTTGCCTCTAATTTTGCTTATAGAGAAAAGGGCGGCCTTATCCCCGAAGGGCTGCTGAAAGGGAAGTCCGTGGTTTGTATTTCCAGCATGAAGGGGCCAACCCTTTATCCTTTATATTGGTTAAACAATTCCCATAAGGTACTGATGAGAAAAGCATTATTTCAATATTGCGGTATGAAAAAAGTGAAGTTTTTCGAGTTTGGGAATATGGAGAGTCCAAAAGGTAAACATGACAAAAAGCTAAATCAGGTCTATCAATATTTCAAAGCTGTGGCTAATTAA